A window of the Virgibacillus pantothenticus genome harbors these coding sequences:
- a CDS encoding YfhE family protein: MRKTQYQPTKNKQLTDAQEIHYGKDFKQADIAGGYRQPRVKEAKYNNPDLKN; this comes from the coding sequence ATGCGAAAAACGCAGTATCAACCAACTAAAAACAAACAGCTGACAGATGCGCAAGAAATCCACTATGGCAAAGACTTCAAACAAGCTGACATCGCTGGCGGATATCGGCAGCCACGCGTAAAAGAAGCAAAATACAATAATCCTGACCTAAAAAATTAA
- a CDS encoding ABC transporter ATP-binding protein → MSSAAMELVNLKKKIGKKEIIKGLSFSIPKGEVFGFIGPNGAGKTTTIRMMVGLMSITEGDVIIQGNSIKSNFKHAVREVGAIVENPEMYPFLTGWQNLKHYARMMPGVTTERIHEVVKLIGLEKAINEKVGRYSLGMRQRLGIAQALLHNPSVLILDEPTNGLDPAGIREIRDHIRKLAKEENVAIIISSHLLSEIEQMCDRIGVIKNGEIIKIQNVGEETKEEEVIHHAEVIPMDKAMKILNEDFQLESVELDGNLSFRCKKEQVPEIIKKLVENECQIYQVNVAKGTLEDQFFELIGENTIE, encoded by the coding sequence ATGTCTTCAGCTGCAATGGAATTAGTCAATTTAAAAAAGAAAATTGGCAAAAAAGAAATTATTAAAGGCTTGTCCTTTTCCATCCCTAAAGGAGAAGTGTTTGGATTTATTGGGCCAAATGGGGCTGGTAAAACGACCACCATCCGTATGATGGTTGGATTAATGAGCATAACAGAAGGAGATGTCATTATCCAGGGAAACAGCATTAAAAGCAATTTTAAACATGCTGTGCGCGAAGTTGGCGCCATTGTCGAAAACCCAGAAATGTACCCGTTTTTAACTGGTTGGCAAAACTTAAAACACTACGCCCGGATGATGCCAGGAGTAACAACAGAACGAATACATGAAGTCGTCAAGCTCATTGGTCTTGAAAAAGCAATTAATGAAAAGGTTGGAAGATATTCATTAGGAATGCGTCAACGGCTTGGAATTGCTCAGGCACTCTTACATAATCCATCTGTATTAATATTAGACGAACCAACAAACGGATTAGACCCAGCTGGAATTCGCGAAATTCGCGACCATATTCGGAAGCTAGCAAAAGAAGAAAATGTTGCTATTATCATCTCCAGTCACTTGCTTTCTGAGATTGAACAAATGTGTGACCGAATTGGCGTAATTAAAAACGGAGAAATCATTAAAATTCAAAACGTCGGTGAAGAAACAAAAGAAGAAGAAGTAATTCACCATGCTGAGGTTATACCAATGGATAAGGCAATGAAAATCTTAAATGAAGATTTCCAGCTGGAATCCGTTGAGCTTGATGGTAATTTATCTTTCCGCTGTAAAAAAGAGCAAGTTCCGGAAATTATTAAAAAATTAGTAGAAAATGAATGTCAGATTTATCAAGTCAATGTTGCAAAAGGTACACTAGAAGATCAATTCTTTGAACTGATTGGAGAGAATACGATTGAGTAG